The genome window TATGTGTATAGAGTCAGGTTGGCTATATTTATCTTTTAATATAACATTATAGTTTGAATCAACATCGATTATGGGATTTTTGCCATGCTCTAATAATTTATTTAAACTTTTAGGGATAGTCTTATTATTAAAGGTTAACTCTTTTAGGGTTTTGCCTTTAAAATAGATTATTTTATTTAGGAAATCTAGTGATATAAACACATTATTTTTATCATTGTTGTATAGAATCCTGAAAAACAGAAGCATATCTAGTGGATTATATTCAGGCTGGATTACTTCGCATAACATTGTACCTACCTGCATGCTATAATAATTAATCATATTTAATAGGGGTTCACCATCAAAATATTTCTTATCTAAGATTGCTATTACCCGTTCTATATCAATCAGATTAATATTATTATATATAAAATCAGAAATCTGATTTTTTCTAACTATCTCTGATAATTGTTCTTCAGTTTTTACAAGACCATTTGAAGAGATGTTAGCAATGCCAGCAGAGTATATATAATATTTAATTCCTCCAGTATATTGTAATAATATCAAGCCATCTGTTAGATTGTAAACCTTCTCTTGAGTTTCATCGGTAGAATTATCCATCTCATCTTTATTATTGGCAGTCTCCGCGTATACATTATTATCTGATGATTTAGTTGTTTTTTCATGAATTAAATTATTTTTAGTATCACTTAATAATTCTTCATTACTTGTTATCTTTGTATTTTTTGTCTTTTTCTTGACCGATAGAAACTCTGAGTCTATAAATAAATTTTCCTCTTTATCTATTTTTACAATAATATCTGATTTCACTAGATATTGGCATGCTAGTCTATATCCATTTTCAATATTAACAGCAGCTAGTAGGAGTTTGTCTTTTTTCGTAGGCTTGTTTATATCTTTGCCTGAAGCTGATTTTATTAAAACCTTACATCTACCACATTGTCCATTTCCATTACAGAGGGTTTCTCCAATTAGGTTATTGCTGATCAAAAATTTATATAGGTTGGTATTTGCTTTTACGC of Deferribacterota bacterium contains these proteins:
- a CDS encoding 2Fe-2S iron-sulfur cluster binding domain-containing protein encodes the protein MFKKEYKIYINGSKDYYSVKANTNLYKFLISNNLIGETLCNGNGQCGRCKVLIKSASGKDINKPTKKDKLLLAAVNIENGYRLACQYLVKSDIIVKIDKEENLFIDSEFLSVKKKTKNTKITSNEELLSDTKNNLIHEKTTKSSDNNVYAETANNKDEMDNSTDETQEKVYNLTDGLILLQYTGGIKYYIYSAGIANISSNGLVKTEEQLSEIVRKNQISDFIYNNINLIDIERVIAILDKKYFDGEPLLNMINYYSMQVGTMLCEVIQPEYNPLDMLLFFRILYNNDKNNVFISLDFLNKIIYFKGKTLKELTFNNKTIPKSLNKLLEHGKNPIIDVDSNYNVILKDKYSQPDSIHINALTNTIKHLRKDGIITKGFHLEDRQSLVNKISIDKLIKLANKNGRPLFYVYRKKDKEYYVDQDLLDIMFLLKSFFNAIFKTIKSDIERIDGIYIFTTKNYKYLTNNLLELQILPKEFSEKLSYISGEPSIMCNKFFQYKDIKTYFTKNMTSYESISFEEQDLYSEFIGDLKQHFN